The following coding sequences lie in one Oryctolagus cuniculus chromosome 7, mOryCun1.1, whole genome shotgun sequence genomic window:
- the AADACL3 gene encoding arylacetamide deacetylase-like 3, giving the protein MVSLALLLLVAVCVLSSGVWLWAICTHFLRQDVPAGIGHPVKMRVLSCLTQLVITWGLVFEKLGICSMPQFVRFIHDLRVPKKDPDVLVTDLRFGTIRAKLYQPKASSSTPRPGVVFYHGGGTIMGSLRTHHGVYSYLSKKSDAVVLAVGYRKSPKYKFPVMVRDCMAATVQFLKTLNAYGVDPARVVVGGDSVGGGVATVVCQTFLNRPDLPRIRAQVLIYPALQALDFQSPSFQQNEKIPLLTWHLAFYCLCCYMDINPSWQSALKKGAHLPAKVWAKYDKWVGAENIPERFKKRGYQPVPRAPLNEDAYLETRVLLNLMCSPLIAEDSVMSQLPEACIVSCEYDLLRDHSLLYKKRLEDLGVPVTWHHMDDGFHGVLNTIDLGLLHFPCSKRILNLVVHFIRGL; this is encoded by the exons ATGGTGAGTCTGGCCCTGCTCTTGCTCGTGGCCGTGTGTGTGCTGTCCTCAGGGGTGTGGCTCTGGGCCATCTGCACCCACTTCCTCAGGCAAGATGTCCCGGCGGGTATCGGCCACCCCGTGAAAATGCGGGTTCTCTCTTGTCTTACACAGCTGGTGATAACCTGG GGCTTGGTTTTTGAGAAGCTGGGGATCTGTTCGATGCCCCAGTTTGTCCGTTTCATACACGACCTGAGGGTGCCAAAGAAGGACCCGGATGTCCTGGTCACGGATCTCCGCTTCGGGACCATCCGGGCGAAGCTGTACCAGCCCAAGGCATCGTCCAGCACCCCCAGGCCCGGCGTTGTGTTCTACCATGGTGGCGGCACCATCATGGGGAGCTTGA GAACCCACCACGGCGTGTACTCCTATTTGTCCAAGAAGAGTGACGCCGTGGTCCTGGCTGTCGG ATACCGAAAGTCACCCAAGTACAAGTTCCCGGTCATGGTGAGAGACTGCATGGCGGCCACCGTCCAGTTCCTGAAGACCCTGAACGCGTACGGCGTGGACCCAGCACGAGTCGTGGTCGGTGGTGACAGCGTGGGAGGGGGCGTGGCAACGGTGGTTTGTCAGACCTTCCTCAACCGTCCGGATCTGCCCCGGATTCGGGCTCAGGTTCTGATCTACCCTGCCCTCCAAGCCCTGGACTTCCAGTCCCCTTCCTTTCAGCAGAACGAGAAAATCCCCCTGCTCACGTGGCATTTGGCTTTCTACTGTCTGTGCTGCTACATGGATATCAACCCTTCCTGGCAGAGCGCCCTCAAGAAGGGCGCCCATCTACCTGCCAAAGTCTGGGCGAAGTATGACAAGTGGGTGGGCGCAGAAAACATCCCGGAGCGGTTTAAGAAGAGAGGCTACCAGCCCGTGCCCCGGGCGCCCCTGAACGAAGATGCTTACCTGGAGACCAGGGTCCTCCTCAATTTGATGTGCTCGCCCCTGATCGCCGAGGACAGCGTCATGTCTCAGCTCCCGGAAGCCTGCATCGTGAGCTGTGAGTATGATCTTCTGCGGGACCACTCCCTGCTGTACAAGAAGAGGTTGGAAGACCTGGGGGTGCCGGTGACTTGGCATCACATGGACGATGGTTTCCACGGAGTGCTCAACACCATCGACCTGGGCTTGTTGCACTTCCCATGCTCCAAGAGAATCCTGAATCTCGTGGTCCATTTTATCCGGGGGTTgtga